Proteins encoded within one genomic window of Peptococcaceae bacterium:
- a CDS encoding TIGR03960 family B12-binding radical SAM protein → MEEIKRILDSEILPGVLKPLRYVGNEYNAVKKDWSAVKLRSLFAFPDLYEVGMSHLGLSIIYHLVNDQPGYLMERVFAPWTDMEKALRERNIPLFSLESCRPIADFDCIGFTLQYEMSYTNILNMLDLGRIPLRSKDRNDDYPLIMGGGPCASNPEPIADYFDFFVLGEGEEAILEVFELISRHRLERGGRQDKRTLLKELARLEGIYVPAFYEPVYLAGGVLKEIRVIETAAPSRVVKRVVRDLDEAYFPLNPIVPYIEVVHDRVMLEVLRGCTRGCRFCQAGMIYRPVRERSRALLEKQAEKLVAGTGYNEISLTSLSTSDYTCVESLVKGLLDKYEKEKVGVSLPSLRVDSFSLELARQVQRVRKTGLTFAPEAGTQRLRDVINKGVTEEDLLEVTAAAFHAGWTQIKLYFMIGLPTETTADLDGIAELARRVLRSGLEILREKSGSRQPKITVSVSSFVPKAHTPFQWEAQDNLHRLREKQQYLKERIRDRRIAYHYHQAELSLLEAVFARGDRRLSAVLMKAWQKGCKFDSWTEHFNWQAWLEAFREEGIEPAEIACSARNYEDVLPWEHLDMGVTKKYLWQEREKAYQTAVTGDCRFESCVLCGVCQVLEVDKVLKSEGKSHAASN, encoded by the coding sequence ATGGAAGAGATTAAACGCATTCTGGATAGCGAGATTCTACCCGGAGTGCTCAAGCCGCTGCGTTACGTCGGCAACGAGTACAACGCTGTGAAAAAGGACTGGTCCGCGGTTAAACTGAGAAGCCTTTTCGCTTTTCCCGACCTGTACGAGGTGGGCATGTCTCACCTGGGTCTTAGCATTATTTATCACCTGGTAAATGACCAGCCCGGCTACTTGATGGAACGGGTTTTTGCGCCGTGGACGGATATGGAAAAGGCCCTGAGAGAGAGAAATATTCCACTTTTCAGCTTGGAATCCTGCCGGCCTATTGCCGACTTCGACTGTATCGGGTTTACGCTGCAGTACGAAATGAGCTACACCAACATCCTTAATATGCTTGATTTGGGCAGGATACCGCTCAGGTCAAAGGACCGGAATGACGATTATCCCCTCATTATGGGAGGAGGGCCGTGCGCCTCTAACCCTGAACCAATTGCCGATTATTTTGATTTTTTCGTGCTCGGAGAGGGCGAAGAAGCGATCCTGGAAGTCTTCGAGCTTATTTCCCGCCACCGCCTGGAACGCGGCGGCAGGCAGGATAAAAGAACCCTCCTCAAAGAACTGGCGCGCCTTGAGGGAATTTACGTGCCTGCTTTTTATGAGCCTGTTTACCTGGCAGGCGGCGTCCTAAAAGAGATTAGGGTTATCGAAACAGCGGCTCCCAGCCGCGTGGTTAAACGGGTGGTGCGTGATCTTGATGAGGCCTATTTCCCCTTGAACCCAATTGTACCGTATATAGAAGTGGTTCACGACCGGGTCATGCTTGAGGTTCTGCGCGGCTGCACGCGGGGATGCCGGTTTTGCCAGGCGGGTATGATTTACAGGCCAGTACGGGAAAGAAGCCGTGCACTTCTGGAAAAACAGGCGGAGAAACTGGTGGCCGGGACAGGGTACAACGAAATATCCCTCACTTCGCTGAGCACGAGTGACTACACTTGTGTGGAATCCCTGGTAAAAGGGCTTTTGGATAAGTACGAGAAAGAAAAGGTCGGGGTATCCCTTCCTTCCTTGCGTGTAGATTCCTTTTCCCTGGAACTGGCCAGGCAGGTGCAGCGCGTGCGTAAAACGGGCCTGACTTTTGCTCCGGAGGCGGGAACACAGCGGCTGCGTGATGTTATAAACAAGGGAGTCACGGAAGAGGACTTGCTGGAAGTGACCGCGGCGGCATTTCACGCCGGTTGGACCCAGATCAAACTTTATTTTATGATTGGCCTGCCCACTGAAACAACAGCCGACCTTGACGGCATTGCCGAACTGGCCCGCAGGGTGCTGCGCAGCGGTTTGGAGATCTTACGCGAAAAGAGCGGTTCCAGGCAGCCAAAAATCACTGTCAGTGTGTCCTCGTTTGTGCCTAAAGCCCATACTCCTTTTCAGTGGGAAGCCCAGGACAATCTTCACCGGCTGCGGGAAAAACAGCAGTATTTAAAAGAAAGAATTAGGGACAGGAGAATCGCTTATCATTATCATCAGGCCGAGCTGAGCCTGCTGGAAGCCGTTTTCGCCAGAGGAGACAGGCGTTTGAGCGCCGTTTTGATGAAAGCCTGGCAAAAAGGCTGCAAATTTGACAGCTGGACGGAACACTTTAACTGGCAGGCCTGGTTGGAAGCATTCAGAGAGGAAGGGATTGAGCCGGCCGAAATTGCCTGTTCTGCCAGGAATTATGAAGATGTGCTGCCCTGGGAACACCTGGATATGGGAGTGACCAAAAAGTACCTCTGGCAAGAAAGGGAAAAGGCTTATCAAACTGCCGTTACGGGCGACTGTCGTTTTGAAAGCTGCGTTTTGTGCGGCGTTTGCCAGGTCCTGGAAGTGGATAAGGTTTTAAAGAGCGAGGGGAAAAGCCATGCTGCTTCGAATTAA
- a CDS encoding homocysteine S-methyltransferase family protein, protein MSGFLDKLREQVLIGDGAMGTMLAEQGLGRGESPELWMLAHPEEIKKIHCSYLEAGSQVIQTNTFGANRLKLGEYGASDKVALINKKAARLAREAAGKKAFVAGIVGPTGHFPAPLGDIEWSELVDVFGEQVTALAEGGVDFIFLETFSDLGEIRAALFAAKTMTSLPVACSMTYSGGRTLTGTSPEIAATVLSSLGAQLIGANCSTGSRELLEVMKSYRAATRLPLLVEPNAGMPELIGGKTVFRDTPEFMASYAEAFRQAGVNLIGACCGSTPRHIEAIAKALTSRQPVFPPSTSTPVTRLASRSCLVSLGPGCLPVLIGERINPTARSAVAGALRKGNWAFIVQEATAQVEAGAQLLDFNVGVPGLEEDSLLKDGVQQLQQALDVPLVLDCTRPEALEKGLREFQGRALINSVNGEEKSLSAILPLAKKYGAAVIGLCLDEKGIPESAKQRLAIAERIVNRAFEHGLAREDVLIDCLTLTAATSPAQAMETIRAVSLVKKDLRVAVVLGLSNISHGLPQRSWLNAAFLALALGAGLDAVIANPADSRITETLAAASLLAGRDKGAQNYLSVAGRAVSLPLQAPPPGKKEDISLDHLQSLVFHGQVETIVPLLKKLLETEEPLSIINRGVIPPLEKMGDLFARGEVFLPQLMLAGGAAKQALAFLKKHLPAQASGNKGTVVIGTVKGDIHDIGKNITAAMLENHGYRVIDLGKNVPGEKFLAAAIQEKAGIVGLSALMTTTMVEMGPIIRMIKKADSRIKVIVGGAVVTEEYARSIGADGYGKDAVAAVKLVQSLFKEIENIEA, encoded by the coding sequence TTGTCTGGTTTTTTAGATAAACTGCGCGAACAGGTGCTGATAGGAGACGGGGCAATGGGCACCATGCTGGCCGAACAAGGTCTTGGCCGCGGCGAAAGCCCGGAACTGTGGATGCTTGCACATCCCGAAGAAATAAAAAAGATTCACTGTTCTTACCTTGAAGCAGGCTCACAGGTTATACAAACCAACACCTTCGGAGCCAACCGGCTCAAACTTGGGGAATACGGCGCATCCGATAAGGTAGCGCTCATCAATAAGAAAGCAGCCAGGCTGGCCAGAGAGGCCGCCGGGAAAAAAGCCTTTGTAGCCGGGATCGTTGGCCCTACCGGGCACTTTCCCGCCCCATTGGGCGACATTGAGTGGTCGGAGCTCGTGGATGTTTTTGGTGAACAAGTAACAGCCCTGGCGGAAGGCGGCGTTGACTTCATCTTCCTCGAAACTTTCTCCGACCTGGGAGAAATCAGGGCAGCCCTTTTTGCCGCTAAAACCATGACCTCCCTGCCTGTGGCCTGCTCAATGACATACAGCGGCGGCCGGACCCTTACCGGCACCTCTCCCGAGATCGCGGCTACCGTTTTATCCTCCCTGGGCGCCCAGTTGATAGGAGCCAACTGCTCAACGGGTTCCCGTGAACTGCTTGAAGTGATGAAATCTTACCGGGCAGCCACCCGTTTGCCTCTCCTGGTGGAGCCGAATGCAGGCATGCCCGAATTAATAGGCGGTAAAACGGTATTTCGGGATACCCCTGAATTTATGGCTTCCTATGCGGAGGCTTTTCGCCAGGCGGGAGTAAACCTTATCGGCGCTTGCTGCGGGAGCACGCCCCGCCACATTGAAGCAATAGCCAAAGCCCTCACCTCCCGGCAGCCCGTTTTTCCACCTTCTACCAGCACACCTGTTACCCGGCTGGCCAGCCGTTCCTGCCTCGTATCCCTCGGTCCCGGCTGCCTCCCCGTCCTGATCGGCGAAAGAATTAATCCGACCGCAAGGTCCGCTGTTGCAGGTGCCCTGCGCAAAGGAAACTGGGCGTTCATCGTTCAGGAAGCGACCGCCCAGGTGGAAGCGGGCGCCCAGCTCCTGGATTTTAACGTGGGAGTTCCCGGCCTGGAAGAGGATTCCCTGCTGAAAGACGGGGTACAGCAGCTTCAACAGGCGCTTGATGTCCCCCTCGTCCTCGACTGCACACGGCCCGAAGCGCTGGAAAAAGGGCTGAGAGAATTCCAGGGCAGGGCTTTAATCAATTCAGTAAACGGCGAGGAAAAAAGCCTCTCCGCAATCCTTCCGCTGGCTAAAAAATACGGTGCCGCTGTTATTGGACTTTGCCTTGATGAAAAAGGCATCCCCGAGAGCGCCAAACAGCGCCTGGCCATCGCCGAACGAATTGTAAACCGCGCTTTCGAACACGGCCTGGCCAGGGAAGACGTTCTCATCGACTGCCTGACGCTCACCGCCGCAACTTCTCCCGCCCAGGCCATGGAAACCATACGCGCCGTCTCGCTGGTGAAAAAGGACCTCCGTGTCGCCGTCGTCTTGGGTTTAAGCAACATCTCCCACGGCCTGCCGCAGCGTTCCTGGCTCAATGCCGCTTTTCTCGCCCTCGCCCTTGGCGCCGGGCTGGATGCCGTCATCGCTAATCCTGCCGACAGCAGAATCACGGAAACCCTTGCTGCGGCGTCCCTGCTTGCCGGCAGGGACAAAGGAGCCCAAAACTATCTTTCGGTTGCCGGCCGCGCCGTGTCTTTGCCGTTGCAGGCACCCCCGCCCGGCAAAAAGGAGGACATCTCTTTAGATCATCTTCAATCGCTGGTCTTTCACGGCCAGGTAGAAACAATCGTCCCGCTTTTAAAGAAGCTCCTGGAAACCGAAGAGCCGTTGAGCATCATCAACCGAGGAGTCATCCCGCCCCTGGAAAAAATGGGCGACCTTTTTGCCAGGGGAGAGGTTTTTCTACCCCAGCTTATGCTGGCCGGAGGCGCGGCCAAACAGGCACTCGCTTTTCTCAAGAAACACCTGCCCGCGCAGGCATCTGGGAACAAGGGGACCGTCGTGATCGGCACGGTAAAGGGAGATATCCACGACATCGGCAAGAACATCACGGCCGCCATGCTGGAAAACCACGGGTACAGGGTAATAGATTTAGGTAAAAACGTGCCCGGCGAAAAATTTCTCGCCGCCGCAATACAGGAAAAGGCAGGCATTGTGGGGCTTAGCGCTTTAATGACTACCACCATGGTGGAAATGGGGCCCATAATCCGGATGATCAAAAAAGCGGATAGCAGGATCAAGGTTATTGTGGGAGGCGCTGTCGTCACCGAGGAATATGCCCGGTCCATAG
- a CDS encoding TIGR03936 family radical SAM-associated protein: protein MLLRIKYAKTAAGRFLSHLDLLRTMERAFRRACLPLAFSEGYNPHPRVSYASALAVGVTSDGEYLDVELREEVPLSLIRQKLDCAMPPGIKILGVKRLVSKGKSLAAQINMARYVVETKLLLPLGKKELELAVARAVSQPFFNVVREGKKGKRQVNIKEGIYSLKAEPRGEILVIEMDIRTGSERNVRPEEVVEMLARVGNIPLGDRLSIHRIGLFIKDDEGIKTPVD from the coding sequence ATGCTGCTTCGAATTAAATATGCTAAAACCGCGGCTGGCCGTTTCCTTTCCCACCTTGACCTGTTGAGAACTATGGAAAGGGCTTTTCGCCGGGCCTGCCTGCCTCTGGCTTTCAGCGAGGGATATAATCCTCATCCCCGGGTTTCGTACGCCTCTGCCCTGGCTGTGGGCGTAACCAGCGACGGGGAATACCTCGACGTAGAGCTAAGGGAAGAGGTCCCGCTTTCCCTGATCAGGCAAAAGCTGGATTGCGCCATGCCGCCAGGGATAAAAATTTTGGGCGTGAAAAGGCTTGTAAGCAAGGGAAAAAGCCTTGCGGCTCAAATAAACATGGCCCGCTATGTGGTAGAAACAAAGCTGCTTTTACCTCTAGGGAAAAAAGAACTGGAGTTGGCTGTCGCCAGGGCTGTGTCACAACCATTTTTTAATGTGGTCCGCGAGGGAAAAAAGGGAAAACGACAGGTGAACATTAAAGAAGGTATTTATTCTCTGAAGGCGGAACCCAGGGGGGAAATACTTGTAATTGAAATGGATATCCGGACTGGAAGTGAAAGAAATGTAAGACCGGAGGAAGTTGTGGAAATGTTGGCCCGGGTAGGGAATATCCCGCTGGGGGATCGATTGAGTATTCATAGAATAGGACTCTTTATTAAAGATGATGAGGGGATAAAAACACCCGTGGACTAA
- a CDS encoding M23 family metallopeptidase: MGKLWEPGERPSVSRYYGNYGKKKPLHERSRERTAWKSILWQSGISLVLFFLIWAVFQVDTPALQPVQARIRAWFTEDCSITPVLKFFSEVGLWGDTFDRAAFEASSFSQNQVSLAVPVSGQVTGPFGGITGTGAAQRINDGIIIAAPEGTPVKAAFRGVVTRLANDEEIGRTIEITSEGGLVFTYGHCKEILVNLNDSILTGQVIAKVGKTGKAAGPQLYFRVLQQGEPLDPTKLFLPAADKT; this comes from the coding sequence ATGGGGAAGTTATGGGAACCAGGGGAACGGCCGTCAGTTTCTCGTTATTATGGGAATTATGGGAAAAAAAAGCCGTTGCATGAACGCAGCAGGGAAAGAACAGCCTGGAAAAGCATTTTGTGGCAGAGCGGCATTTCTTTAGTCCTGTTTTTCTTGATCTGGGCCGTTTTCCAGGTTGATACACCCGCGCTGCAGCCTGTTCAGGCCAGGATAAGGGCCTGGTTTACAGAAGACTGTAGTATCACGCCGGTGCTCAAGTTTTTTTCGGAAGTAGGTTTGTGGGGAGATACATTTGATCGGGCGGCTTTTGAAGCCTCAAGTTTTTCTCAGAACCAGGTCTCTTTGGCTGTTCCCGTTTCAGGCCAGGTAACCGGTCCCTTCGGCGGAATTACCGGTACGGGTGCGGCCCAGAGAATCAATGACGGGATAATAATTGCCGCTCCGGAGGGAACGCCTGTTAAGGCCGCGTTCCGGGGAGTTGTCACCAGGCTCGCCAATGACGAGGAAATAGGGAGGACAATAGAAATCACCAGCGAAGGCGGGCTTGTTTTTACATACGGCCATTGCAAGGAGATACTTGTGAATTTAAACGACAGCATTCTCACGGGACAGGTTATTGCCAAGGTTGGCAAAACCGGCAAAGCTGCCGGACCTCAGCTTTATTTCAGGGTATTGCAGCAGGGCGAACCGCTGGACCCGACAAAACTTTTTCTTCCGGCTGCGGATAAAACTTAA